A genomic window from Passer domesticus isolate bPasDom1 chromosome Z, bPasDom1.hap1, whole genome shotgun sequence includes:
- the PELO gene encoding protein pelota homolog: MKLVRKDLEKDNAGQVTLIPEEPEDMWHTYNLLQVGDSLRASTIRKVQTESSTGSVGSNRIRTTLTLCVETIDFDSQACQLRVKGTNIQENEYVKMGAYHTIELEPNRQFTLAKKQWDSVVLERIEQACDPAWSADVAAVVMQEGLAHVCLVTPSMTLTRAKVEVNIPRKRKGNCSQHDRALERFYEQVVQAIQRHINFEVVKCVLVASPGFVREQFCDYMFQQAVKTDNKLLLENRSKFLQVHSSSGHKYALKEALCDPAVTSRLSDTKAAGEVKALDDFYKMLQHEPDRAFYGLKHVEKANEAMAIDTLLISDELFRHQDVATRARYVKLVDSVRENMGTVRIFSSLHVSGEQLGQLTGVAAILRFPVAELSDQEDESSSEED, translated from the exons ATGAAGCTGGTGAGGAAGGACCTGGAGAAGGATAATGCGGGGCAGGTGACGCTGATCCCCGAGGAGCCTGAGGACATGTGGCACACCTACAACCTGCTGCAGGTGGGTGACAGCCTGCGCGCCTCCACCATCCGCAAGGTGCAGACCGAGTCGTCCAcgggcagcgtgggcagcaacCGCATCCGCACCACGCTCACCCTCTGCGTGGAGACCATCGACTTCGACTCACAGGCCTGCCAGCTGCGCGTCAAGGGCACGAACATCCAAGAGAACGAGTACGTGAAGATGGGCGCCTACCACACCATCGAGCTGGAGCCCAACCGCCAGTTCACGCTGGCGAAGAAGCAGTGGGACAGCGTGGTGCTGGAGCGCATCGAGCAGGCCTGCGACCCGGCCTGGAGCGCCGATGTGGCGGCCGTGGTCATGCAGGAGGGGCTGGCGCACGTCTGCCTGGTCACCCCGAGCATGACGCTTACCCGCGCCAAGGTGGAGGTGAACATCCCCCGCAAGCGGAAAGGGAACTGCAGTCAGCACGACCGGGCGCTGGAGAGGTTTTACGAGCAGGTGGTGCAAGCCATCCAGAGGCATATCAACTTTGAGGTGGTGAAGTGTGTGCTGGTGGCTAGCCCAGGCTTCGTGCGGGAGCAGTTTTGTGACTACATGTTCCAGCAGGCAGTCAAGACCGACAACAAACTTCTGCTGGAGAACAGGTCCAAGTTCCTACAG GTCCACTCTTCCTCAGGACATAAATACGCGCTGAAGGAAGCACTCTGCGACCCAGCTGTAACTAGCCGTCTTTCTGACACTAAGGCAGCTGGTGAGGTCAAAGCCTTAGATGACTTCTATAAAATGCTGCAGCATGAACCTGACCGGGCTTTTTATGGCCTGAAACACGTGGAGAAGGCCAACGAAGCCATGGCCATTGATACCCTGCTGATCAGCGATGAGCTTTTTCGGCACCAGGATGTGGCCACACGTGCCCGATACGTTAAATTGGTAGATAGCGTTCGGGAGAACATGGGCACAGTACGCATTTTCTCCAGCCTCCATGTGTCTGGAGAGCAGCTGGGCCAGCTGACAGGGGTGGCAGCTATCCTGCGCTTTCCTGTTGCTGAGCTCTCTGACCAGGAAGATGAATCTAGCTCTGAAGAGGATTGA